Proteins encoded together in one Solidesulfovibrio fructosivorans JJ] window:
- the nusB gene encoding transcription antitermination factor NusB, whose amino-acid sequence MPEEASHNGDKKPVSRRKARKQAFECLYGLIFESAADERSLRRVFARCPHDVAEGEDGSGQEFAWELVSGVWTNQRELDAHIVRFSKNWKLSRIAKVELTILRLAVYEILYRSDIPLRVALNEAIELAKRYGDENSRNFINGILDAIAKAVDSGEFEIHKDL is encoded by the coding sequence ATGCCAGAAGAAGCCTCCCACAACGGGGACAAGAAGCCCGTTTCCCGCCGCAAGGCGCGCAAGCAGGCCTTCGAGTGCCTCTACGGTCTTATTTTCGAATCCGCCGCCGACGAGCGGTCCCTGCGCCGGGTCTTTGCCCGCTGTCCCCACGACGTGGCCGAAGGCGAGGACGGCTCGGGCCAGGAATTCGCCTGGGAACTCGTCTCCGGCGTCTGGACCAACCAGCGGGAACTGGACGCGCATATCGTGCGTTTTTCCAAGAACTGGAAGCTGTCCCGCATCGCCAAGGTGGAGCTGACCATCCTGCGCCTGGCTGTCTACGAGATCCTCTACCGGTCGGACATTCCGCTGCGCGTGGCCTTAAACGAAGCCATCGAGCTGGCCAAACGCTACGGCGACGAGAACTCCCGCAACTTCATCAACGGCATCCTCGACGCCATCGCCAAGGCCGTTGACAGCGGGGAATTCGAAATCCACAAGGACCTCTAA
- the ribH gene encoding 6,7-dimethyl-8-ribityllumazine synthase, producing the protein MQHVTTIEGQLDAKGLKFAIVAGRFNDFITDRLVGGAIDYLTRHGADRDDIAIVRVPGAFEIPLAAKKLAASAKYNGVICLGAVIRGATPHFEYVANECVKGLAHVMLETNVPVGFGVLTVDTLEQAIERAGSKAGNKGVEASAAVLEMVRVMEQL; encoded by the coding sequence ATGCAGCACGTGACCACCATCGAAGGCCAGCTTGACGCCAAAGGCCTCAAATTCGCCATCGTCGCCGGCCGTTTCAACGATTTCATCACCGACCGCCTCGTGGGCGGGGCCATCGACTACCTGACCCGCCACGGGGCCGACCGGGACGACATCGCCATCGTGCGCGTGCCGGGCGCGTTCGAGATTCCGCTGGCCGCCAAGAAGCTGGCCGCCTCGGCCAAGTACAACGGCGTCATCTGCCTCGGCGCGGTCATCCGCGGCGCCACCCCCCATTTCGAGTACGTGGCCAACGAGTGCGTCAAGGGGCTCGCCCACGTCATGCTCGAAACGAACGTGCCCGTGGGATTCGGCGTCCTGACCGTGGACACCCTGGAGCAGGCCATCGAGCGCGCCGGCTCCAAGGCCGGCAACAAGGGCGTGGAAGCCTCCGCCGCCGTCCTCGAGATGGTGCGGGTTATGGAGCAACTCTAA
- a CDS encoding bifunctional 3,4-dihydroxy-2-butanone-4-phosphate synthase/GTP cyclohydrolase II: MRISPIEEAIEEIRSGRMVVLVDDEDRENEGDLTIAAEKVTPEAINFMATHGRGLICLSLAPDMVDQLGLPMMTNDNKSPFGTGFTVSIEAKVGVSTGISAFDRATTILAAVADGAGPDDLVTPGHIFPLRAKEGGVLDRAGQTEGSVDLARLAGLKPAAVICEIMREDGNMARMPDLMEFAEKHNIKIATVADLIRYRMKYGRLAVTKVAEAGLPTAFGTFRAIAFDASEDNKTHIALVKGDIHPDEPVLVRVHSECLTGDVFGSLRCDCGNQLHEAMRMIEAEGKGVILYMRQEGRGIGLANKIKAYALQEQGLDTVDANLKLGFKADLREYGTGAQILVALGVSKMRLMTNNPKKIVGLEGYGLEVVDRVPIETCPCAENTCYLTTKRDRMGHLLHLPDQQAAE, translated from the coding sequence ATGCGCATAAGCCCCATCGAGGAAGCCATCGAGGAAATCCGCTCCGGAAGGATGGTTGTTCTCGTCGACGACGAAGACCGCGAAAACGAAGGCGATCTCACCATAGCCGCCGAAAAGGTCACCCCCGAAGCCATCAATTTCATGGCCACCCACGGCCGGGGGCTCATCTGCCTGTCGCTGGCCCCGGACATGGTCGACCAGCTCGGGCTGCCCATGATGACGAACGACAACAAGTCGCCGTTTGGCACCGGGTTCACCGTTTCCATCGAGGCCAAGGTCGGCGTGTCCACGGGCATTTCCGCCTTCGACCGGGCCACCACCATCCTGGCCGCCGTGGCCGACGGCGCCGGTCCCGACGACCTCGTCACCCCGGGCCACATCTTTCCGCTTCGGGCCAAGGAAGGCGGCGTCCTCGACCGGGCCGGCCAGACCGAGGGCTCGGTGGACCTGGCCCGGCTCGCCGGACTCAAGCCCGCCGCCGTCATCTGCGAGATCATGCGCGAGGACGGCAACATGGCCCGCATGCCGGACCTCATGGAATTCGCCGAGAAGCACAACATCAAGATCGCCACCGTGGCCGACCTCATCCGTTACCGCATGAAGTACGGCCGGCTCGCCGTGACTAAGGTGGCCGAAGCCGGATTGCCCACAGCCTTCGGCACCTTCCGGGCCATCGCCTTCGATGCCAGCGAGGACAACAAGACCCATATCGCCCTGGTCAAGGGCGACATCCACCCGGATGAACCCGTGCTGGTGCGCGTGCACAGCGAGTGCCTCACCGGCGACGTGTTCGGGTCGCTTCGCTGCGACTGCGGCAACCAGCTCCACGAGGCCATGCGCATGATCGAGGCCGAGGGCAAGGGCGTCATCCTCTACATGCGCCAGGAAGGCCGGGGCATCGGGCTTGCCAACAAGATCAAGGCCTACGCCCTCCAGGAACAGGGCCTCGACACCGTGGACGCCAACCTGAAGCTCGGCTTCAAGGCCGACCTGCGCGAATACGGCACCGGAGCCCAGATTCTGGTGGCCCTCGGCGTATCCAAGATGCGGCTTATGACCAACAACCCCAAAAAGATCGTGGGGCTGGAGGGCTACGGCCTGGAAGTGGTGGACCGGGTGCCCATCGAGACCTGTCCCTGCGCCGAGAACACCTGCTACCTGACCACCAAGCGCGACCGCATGGGGCATCTGCTCCATCTGCCCGACCAGCAGGCGGCCGAGTAG
- a CDS encoding VOC family protein, which produces MPIRFHSPCVFVRDMAAARAFYEEVLGQTPSLILEGYVVYAGFALWRADTAGTHIFGDALALPEGPLGRDNFELYFETEELDAAYAAVAARTAPLCAVTEQPWGQRCFRARDPEGHIIEVAEPMETVVRRMAASGLDEAAIGKATMMPAAFVRAALGS; this is translated from the coding sequence ATGCCCATCCGCTTCCACAGCCCCTGCGTGTTCGTGCGCGACATGGCGGCCGCCCGCGCCTTTTATGAAGAGGTGTTGGGCCAGACGCCGAGCCTGATCCTCGAAGGCTACGTGGTCTACGCCGGGTTTGCCTTGTGGCGGGCGGACACGGCCGGCACCCACATATTCGGGGACGCCCTGGCCCTGCCGGAGGGGCCCCTTGGCCGGGACAATTTCGAACTCTATTTCGAGACGGAAGAACTGGACGCGGCGTATGCGGCGGTCGCCGCCCGGACCGCGCCGCTTTGCGCCGTCACCGAACAGCCCTGGGGCCAGCGCTGCTTCCGGGCGCGCGACCCGGAAGGGCACATCATCGAGGTGGCCGAGCCCATGGAGACGGTGGTGCGGCGCATGGCCGCCTCGGGTCTGGACGAAGCGGCCATAGGCAAGGCCACGATGATGCCGGCGGCCTTCGTGCGCGCCGCCCTCGGCTCCTAG
- a CDS encoding ABC transporter permease yields the protein MAVWQIVAIAISTLRDVPFPTPLQTGRRLLELLAGARLNGHDILTHVRASLGRWLAGLGIAATGGIAYGVLAARFPLFEAAAGQIPRLFLLVPGLAWIPVAILAFGIGPAATVFMIAATAFAPIAVGVLSGIRGVDPALVRAAGMLGAGRNALFFRVLLPAALPMVITGLRIGCGTGWRVLVAAEMVVGAGTGLGYSIIQARWTLDYLSSFACLVIICAIGFFVEGVLLGRLEAVTVRRWSLDRERP from the coding sequence TTGGCTGTTTGGCAAATTGTCGCAATAGCCATTTCCACCCTGCGTGACGTTCCCTTTCCCACACCGTTGCAGACCGGCCGCCGTCTCCTCGAGCTGCTCGCCGGCGCGCGACTGAACGGCCACGACATCCTGACCCATGTCCGGGCCAGTCTCGGCCGCTGGCTGGCCGGGCTGGGGATCGCCGCCACGGGCGGTATCGCCTACGGGGTGCTAGCGGCGCGGTTTCCGCTGTTCGAGGCCGCCGCCGGCCAGATCCCGCGCCTGTTCCTGCTCGTGCCCGGCCTGGCCTGGATCCCGGTGGCCATTTTGGCCTTCGGCATCGGCCCGGCGGCCACGGTGTTTATGATCGCGGCCACGGCCTTCGCCCCCATCGCCGTGGGCGTGCTTTCCGGCATCCGGGGCGTGGACCCGGCGCTGGTGCGCGCGGCCGGGATGCTCGGAGCCGGGAGAAACGCGCTTTTTTTCCGGGTGCTCCTGCCGGCCGCTCTGCCCATGGTCATAACCGGCCTGCGCATCGGCTGCGGCACGGGCTGGCGGGTGCTGGTCGCGGCCGAGATGGTCGTCGGCGCGGGCACCGGCCTTGGCTATTCCATCATCCAGGCCCGCTGGACCCTCGACTATCTTTCCTCCTTCGCCTGTCTGGTCATCATCTGCGCCATCGGCTTTTTCGTGGAAGGCGTGCTGCTCGGCCGTCTGGAGGCCGTGACCGTGCGGCGCTGGTCCCTGGACCGGGAGCGGCCGTGA
- a CDS encoding ABC transporter ATP-binding protein, with the protein MNGDARAVVRLEAVTHWYGAGGRPARPVLADFSLLAAPGEWLCVLGPSGCGKTTLLNLVAGFFAPRRGKVLCGGRSVAGPGPDRAVVFQEATLFPWLTVAGNVGFGLKRQGLRGEAHDAAVAREIARMGLSGHAGKYPHALSGGMRQRVAIARVLALSPAVLLLDEPFSALDLPTRERLQDELLAIWAETGATVLHVTHSVEEAAYCGDRVLVMPRAGGGCVEEVSVDIPRPRARLGREVMGLEARLRHALRACLLQTPAATEEGKS; encoded by the coding sequence GTGAACGGGGATGCGCGGGCCGTGGTACGCCTTGAGGCCGTGACCCACTGGTACGGGGCCGGGGGCAGGCCGGCCCGGCCGGTGCTGGCCGATTTTTCCCTGCTTGCCGCGCCGGGCGAGTGGCTGTGCGTGCTGGGACCGAGCGGCTGCGGCAAGACCACGCTTTTAAACCTCGTGGCCGGGTTTTTCGCGCCGCGCCGGGGGAAGGTGCTTTGCGGCGGCCGGTCCGTGGCCGGTCCCGGTCCGGACCGGGCCGTGGTCTTTCAGGAGGCGACGCTTTTTCCGTGGCTGACCGTGGCCGGCAACGTGGGCTTTGGGCTTAAGCGGCAGGGCCTTCGAGGCGAGGCCCACGATGCGGCCGTTGCCCGGGAGATCGCGCGCATGGGGCTTTCCGGCCATGCCGGCAAGTATCCCCACGCCCTTTCCGGCGGCATGCGCCAGCGGGTGGCCATCGCCCGGGTGCTGGCCCTGTCCCCGGCCGTGCTGCTTCTCGACGAACCCTTTTCCGCCCTGGACCTGCCCACGCGCGAGCGCTTGCAGGACGAGCTGCTCGCCATCTGGGCCGAGACCGGCGCGACCGTGCTCCACGTCACCCACAGCGTGGAAGAGGCGGCCTACTGCGGCGACCGTGTCCTGGTCATGCCGCGCGCCGGCGGCGGCTGCGTCGAAGAGGTTTCCGTGGACATCCCCCGGCCGCGCGCGCGGCTCGGGCGGGAGGTGATGGGGCTCGAGGCGCGGTTGCGGCACGCGTTGCGGGCCTGTCTGTTGCAAACGCCGGCCGCGACCGAGGAGGGAAAATCGTGA